A part of Myxococcus landrumus genomic DNA contains:
- the drmD gene encoding DISARM system SNF2-like helicase DrmD, which yields MPIAPMPCAGDIAQVRHRQYLVNEVIAPSDVREQHTLVRLTCLDDDAQGRALSVLWERELAARVIRPHQGGLGPPARFDEPRHFAAYLHALKWSSVTATDARLFQAPFRAGIHLMNHQLTPLKKALELPRVNLFIADDVGLGKTIEAGLVLQELILRQRVDRVLIVCPASVTLQWRDEMEKRFGLRFEIFNSEFVSRRRQERGFQVPVWATHSRFIVSYQTLRRSEYFEPLKTLLEEKGHHKSLLVLDEAHVVAPASASRYAIDTETTRSIRSLAERFEHRLFLSATPHNGHSNSFSALLEMLDPQRFTRGTRVRESQLAPVMVRRLKGDLRALGSSQRYPERHVVGVRLTHDSGRWHAEWLAPDGKTVEQRVDLGEASAPELELSQKLAHYTELMAPGTKQGRLVFINLQKRLLSSIEAFHRTLSIHAAAFGSGEQAPDDGALTGDTAPASEEHGETDDALELSFAETIRENSQHLSASVQARKLLADMLELSARYRAARDAKLRALLHWIREHLCPLTRGAAWKPRRVILFTEYGDTLRYLKEQLTAAFEGTQRGDARILTLTGGIDDMKRAQVQAAFNGSMEEFPVRVLLATDAAREGINLQGHCADLFHIDVPWNPSRMEQRNGRIDRALQPASTVRCGYFVYGQRAEDAVLDTLARKVETITRELGSLGCVLMDQMHDALASGITKGTMERLSRAATSTRTEVTKRELESQRTLQSLRKELDAIGELRERSGKVMDFNPVLLRDALDVGFELAGAGRLEREVITEEGRTLEAWTVPALPASWNTTLDSIRPRRELDEATWEWRKRPLSPVVFEAPPGVSSKLVHLHLSHPLVQRVLQRFLAQGFSANDLSRVTVVQTQRDAVARVIVFGRLSLFGEGAARLHDEVVSVSARWLDGGGRGHLKPFADEADRKVIDQLETTLTEAPALSAIPKAVQKRLLASAESDFSKLWPAIEEQASEREQGARKKLAARGATEAKALTQILLTQQEAIREALGAQLELSLDAQVEKDQWRRDKVHLEQRLAALGRELVEQPESLKATYAVRVARLVPVGMVYLWPGAR from the coding sequence GTGCCCATCGCTCCCATGCCGTGCGCGGGTGATATCGCGCAGGTCCGACACCGTCAGTATCTGGTCAACGAGGTCATCGCTCCTTCGGATGTCCGGGAGCAACACACCCTCGTGCGTCTCACATGTCTCGATGATGACGCACAAGGTCGAGCCCTGTCTGTCTTATGGGAGCGTGAGCTCGCCGCTCGGGTCATCCGACCCCACCAGGGTGGGCTGGGACCTCCTGCACGTTTCGACGAGCCCCGTCACTTCGCCGCGTATCTGCACGCGCTCAAGTGGAGCTCTGTCACCGCCACCGACGCCCGGCTTTTCCAGGCGCCGTTCCGCGCGGGCATCCACTTGATGAATCACCAGCTTACGCCTCTCAAGAAGGCGCTCGAGCTGCCTCGGGTGAATCTCTTCATCGCCGATGACGTGGGTCTCGGAAAGACCATCGAGGCGGGGCTGGTGTTGCAGGAACTCATCCTCCGCCAGCGCGTGGACCGTGTCCTCATCGTCTGCCCGGCGTCGGTGACGCTCCAGTGGCGCGATGAGATGGAGAAGCGCTTCGGTCTGCGCTTCGAAATCTTCAACAGCGAATTCGTCTCCCGCCGCCGTCAGGAGCGCGGCTTCCAGGTCCCCGTCTGGGCCACGCACTCACGCTTCATCGTGTCGTACCAGACGCTGCGGCGCAGCGAGTACTTCGAGCCGCTGAAAACCCTCCTGGAGGAGAAGGGGCACCACAAGTCCTTGTTGGTGCTCGACGAGGCACACGTCGTCGCGCCCGCATCGGCCAGCCGGTACGCCATCGACACGGAGACGACTCGCAGCATCCGCTCACTGGCGGAGCGCTTCGAGCACCGGCTCTTCCTCTCCGCGACGCCCCACAACGGCCACTCCAACAGCTTCTCCGCGCTGTTGGAGATGTTGGACCCACAGCGCTTCACGCGGGGCACCCGCGTCCGCGAATCCCAGCTGGCTCCCGTCATGGTGCGCCGGCTCAAGGGCGACCTTCGCGCCCTGGGTAGTTCACAGCGCTACCCCGAGCGACACGTGGTGGGCGTGCGGCTGACGCATGACTCGGGACGCTGGCACGCCGAGTGGCTCGCGCCAGACGGAAAGACTGTCGAGCAGCGCGTCGACCTGGGCGAAGCCTCCGCCCCGGAACTGGAGCTGTCCCAGAAGCTCGCGCACTACACCGAGCTCATGGCACCCGGAACGAAACAGGGGCGCCTGGTCTTCATCAATCTCCAGAAGCGCCTCCTTTCGAGCATCGAAGCGTTCCACCGCACCCTCTCCATTCACGCGGCGGCCTTCGGCTCGGGGGAGCAGGCTCCCGACGACGGAGCTCTCACCGGCGACACGGCTCCTGCGTCCGAGGAACACGGCGAGACGGACGACGCACTCGAGCTGTCGTTCGCTGAGACCATCCGCGAGAACAGTCAGCATCTGTCCGCCAGCGTCCAGGCTCGCAAGCTCCTGGCTGACATGCTCGAGCTGAGCGCCCGGTACCGCGCTGCCCGGGACGCGAAGCTGCGGGCCCTGCTCCACTGGATTCGCGAACACCTATGTCCGCTCACCCGAGGCGCTGCGTGGAAGCCCCGCCGGGTCATCCTGTTTACCGAGTATGGCGACACACTTCGTTACCTCAAGGAGCAGCTCACCGCTGCCTTCGAGGGGACCCAACGGGGGGACGCGCGCATCCTCACGCTGACGGGCGGCATCGATGACATGAAGCGCGCGCAGGTGCAGGCCGCCTTCAACGGCTCGATGGAGGAGTTCCCCGTGCGAGTCCTCCTCGCGACCGACGCCGCGCGCGAAGGCATCAATCTGCAAGGCCACTGCGCGGACCTCTTCCACATCGACGTTCCGTGGAATCCCTCACGCATGGAGCAGCGCAACGGTCGCATCGACCGTGCCTTGCAACCCGCGTCCACCGTGCGCTGTGGCTACTTCGTCTACGGCCAGCGCGCCGAGGATGCGGTGCTCGACACCCTCGCGCGCAAGGTGGAGACCATCACGCGCGAGCTGGGAAGCCTGGGCTGCGTGCTGATGGACCAGATGCACGATGCGCTCGCCTCGGGCATCACGAAGGGCACGATGGAGCGTCTCTCCCGCGCCGCGACCTCGACTCGCACGGAGGTGACGAAACGGGAACTGGAGTCCCAGCGCACGCTCCAATCCCTGCGCAAGGAGCTGGATGCGATTGGAGAACTCCGCGAGCGCAGCGGCAAGGTGATGGACTTCAATCCTGTCCTGCTGCGCGATGCGCTGGACGTGGGGTTCGAGCTGGCCGGCGCGGGCCGGCTGGAGCGGGAGGTCATTACGGAGGAGGGCCGGACGCTGGAGGCTTGGACGGTCCCCGCACTTCCCGCTTCGTGGAACACGACCCTGGACTCCATTCGTCCACGCCGGGAGCTCGACGAGGCAACGTGGGAGTGGCGCAAGCGCCCCTTGTCTCCCGTCGTCTTCGAGGCACCTCCGGGCGTTTCCAGCAAGCTCGTCCACCTGCACCTGTCCCATCCGCTCGTCCAGCGGGTGCTCCAGCGGTTCCTGGCGCAGGGGTTCTCCGCGAACGACCTGAGCCGGGTCACGGTGGTCCAGACCCAACGCGACGCCGTGGCACGCGTCATCGTCTTCGGCCGGTTGTCGCTCTTTGGCGAGGGCGCCGCGCGGCTCCATGACGAGGTGGTCTCCGTTTCCGCGAGATGGCTGGACGGCGGTGGCCGCGGGCACTTGAAGCCCTTCGCGGACGAGGCGGACCGCAAGGTGATCGACCAGCTGGAGACGACGCTGACGGAAGCGCCCGCGCTCTCCGCGATACCGAAGGCCGTCCAGAAACGGCTGCTCGCCAGTGCCGAGTCCGACTTCTCGAAGCTCTGGCCCGCCATCGAGGAACAGGCCTCGGAGAGAGAGCAGGGGGCTCGCAAGAAGCTGGCGGCGCGAGGGGCGACCGAAGCCAAGGCATTGACTCAGATTCTCCTGACGCAGCAGGAGGCCATCCGGGAGGCCCTGGGCGCGCAGCTCGAGCTCTCGCTCGACGCGCAGGTCGAGAAGGACCAATGGAGGAGAGACAAGGTGCATCTCGAACAGCGATTGGCCGCGCTCGGAAGGGAGCTCGTCGAACAACCTGAATCCCTGAAGGCCACCTACGCCGTGCGGGTCGCCCGCCTGGTGCCCGTGGGCATGGTCTACCTGTGGCCGGGGGCTCGCTGA
- the tnpA gene encoding IS66 family insertion sequence element accessory protein TnpA encodes MTRHMGADAWRRLVLELEKSGQTHQEFAAAKAVSMSTLQFWLYKLTREARRASAPPVRLPVGIVDSAARSAQRGGPPAGGAPGLLEAELVSGFVVRFPAGTDVAYLRAVLVGLG; translated from the coding sequence ATGACGAGACACATGGGAGCCGACGCGTGGCGGAGGCTGGTGTTGGAGCTGGAGAAGAGCGGGCAGACGCACCAGGAGTTCGCCGCAGCGAAGGCCGTCTCGATGAGCACGCTCCAGTTCTGGTTGTACAAGCTGACGCGAGAGGCCAGGCGAGCGAGCGCCCCTCCCGTGCGGCTGCCAGTGGGGATAGTAGACTCGGCCGCGCGTTCAGCGCAGCGGGGAGGTCCCCCTGCAGGCGGGGCACCCGGCTTGCTGGAAGCCGAGCTCGTCTCTGGCTTCGTGGTGCGCTTCCCCGCGGGGACGGACGTGGCGTACCTGCGCGCAGTCCTTGTCGGGCTGGGTTGA
- the tnpB gene encoding IS66 family insertion sequence element accessory protein TnpB (TnpB, as the term is used for proteins encoded by IS66 family insertion elements, is considered an accessory protein, since TnpC, encoded by a neighboring gene, is a DDE family transposase.): MSGWVDVLLLPRAVRFHLAAEPVDMRKSIDGVFIHVQRALVAYAYSGHRFVFVSKRRDKVKVLAQDGGGVLLLYTRLKAGRFRMPDVADGASSVQLDSTQLAMLLDGIDISRVHQPLQWQSPGQSDEAQGTSARR, translated from the coding sequence TTGTCGGGCTGGGTTGACGTGCTGCTGTTGCCGCGCGCCGTCCGCTTCCACCTCGCCGCCGAGCCGGTGGACATGCGCAAGTCCATCGACGGCGTCTTCATCCACGTACAACGCGCCCTGGTGGCCTACGCGTACTCCGGTCACCGCTTCGTCTTCGTCAGCAAGCGGCGGGACAAGGTGAAGGTGCTGGCGCAGGATGGCGGAGGCGTCCTGCTTCTCTACACGCGACTGAAGGCGGGCCGCTTCCGGATGCCTGACGTCGCGGACGGCGCCTCGTCAGTACAACTGGATTCCACGCAACTGGCTATGTTGCTCGACGGTATCGACATCTCGCGAGTGCATCAGCCTCTCCAATGGCAGTCGCCCGGGCAGTCAGACGAGGCCCAGGGCACCTCGGCGCGGCGGTGA
- a CDS encoding transposase domain-containing protein: MATSTGNGIKPHEYVSDVLLRVQYHPASRLDELLPGPWSRRPAPNTS; the protein is encoded by the coding sequence GTGGCCACATCCACGGGGAACGGCATCAAGCCGCACGAGTACGTCTCCGACGTCTTGCTTCGCGTGCAGTACCACCCGGCAAGCCGCCTGGATGAACTCCTACCAGGTCCATGGAGTCGTCGCCCTGCCCCGAACACTTCCTGA